The following are encoded in a window of Salinigranum halophilum genomic DNA:
- a CDS encoding NAD-dependent epimerase/dehydratase family protein, whose product MDLSDKRIVVTGGAGLVGSHLAKRLAPDNDVVVADDLSKGTRERVPDGVEFVTADMTDPGDVAEAVTADVDMVFHLAAYTDTNYGNPRQLFEENTEMTYNVLERMDEVGVDHVAFTSSSTVYGEAPMPTPEDYAPLEPISIYGASKLADEGLVSTYGHSYGMTAYVFRFANIVGPKQRGNVVPDFIEKLLETPDTLEILGDGRQEKSYLHVDDCVDAICHVVEHADRPVNTYNLGTRTTTSVTRIADIVADVMGLDPDYEYTGGDRGWTGDVPRMRLSVEKVSALGWEPATPSDQAVRNAAEQLYEELRAEYEQA is encoded by the coding sequence ATGGACCTCTCCGACAAGCGAATCGTCGTCACAGGCGGGGCCGGACTCGTCGGCTCGCACCTGGCGAAGCGGCTTGCACCCGACAACGACGTCGTCGTCGCCGACGACCTCTCGAAGGGGACGCGCGAACGCGTCCCAGACGGCGTCGAGTTCGTCACCGCGGACATGACCGACCCCGGCGACGTCGCCGAGGCCGTCACCGCGGACGTCGATATGGTGTTCCACCTCGCGGCGTACACCGACACGAACTACGGGAACCCGCGACAGCTGTTCGAGGAGAACACCGAGATGACGTACAACGTCCTCGAACGGATGGACGAGGTCGGCGTCGACCACGTCGCGTTCACCTCCTCGTCGACGGTGTACGGCGAGGCACCGATGCCGACGCCCGAAGATTACGCGCCGCTCGAACCCATCTCCATCTACGGCGCGTCGAAGCTCGCCGACGAGGGACTCGTCTCCACCTACGGCCACTCGTACGGGATGACCGCCTACGTCTTCCGCTTCGCGAACATCGTCGGCCCCAAGCAACGAGGAAACGTCGTCCCCGACTTCATCGAGAAGCTCCTCGAGACCCCCGACACCCTGGAGATTCTCGGCGACGGCCGTCAGGAGAAGTCGTACCTCCACGTCGACGACTGCGTCGACGCGATCTGCCACGTCGTCGAACACGCCGACCGACCCGTCAACACCTACAACCTCGGCACGCGGACGACCACCTCGGTGACGCGAATCGCCGACATCGTCGCCGACGTGATGGGGCTCGACCCCGACTACGAGTACACCGGTGGCGACCGCGGCTGGACTGGCGACGTCCCACGGATGCGCCTCTCGGTCGAGAAGGTGTCGGCGCTTGGCTGGGAGCCCGCCACCCCCTCCGACCAGGCTGTGCGGAACGCGGCCGAACAGCTGTACGAGGAACTGCGGGCCGAGTACGAACAGGCCTAG
- a CDS encoding DICT sensory domain-containing protein, with protein sequence MAIAPSFAELLASVDERRRTVTVYAPALPDAVERLFDTRHVRLEHEFLPRGAGEPFLTVVDGDRYVGSLDLPAVYDFSHPRIHEVGSPEFVDAAYRKLTSLLPDTVFSTLDRRQLLATSREIEDRAWRVGTGRLDVGFQALSKLRAQTDVYEALVERGLDVHVYGAPDWTPHFVDDVTVHGDSNGDGGDGELGAVWFMAYDGGDDPGQACGLVAVERSAGSFEGFWTYDPETVEQVFASASRFPATPESELP encoded by the coding sequence ATGGCTATCGCGCCGTCGTTCGCGGAGCTCCTCGCCAGCGTCGACGAGCGACGCCGAACGGTGACGGTCTACGCCCCCGCGCTTCCCGACGCCGTCGAACGGCTCTTCGACACGCGACACGTCCGACTCGAACACGAGTTCCTCCCGCGGGGTGCCGGCGAGCCGTTTCTCACCGTCGTCGACGGTGACCGGTACGTCGGGAGCCTCGACCTCCCGGCGGTGTACGATTTCAGCCACCCGAGGATACACGAGGTCGGCTCGCCCGAGTTCGTCGACGCGGCCTACCGGAAGCTCACGTCCCTGTTGCCAGACACCGTCTTCTCCACGCTCGACCGACGACAGCTGCTGGCGACCTCGCGCGAGATCGAAGACCGCGCCTGGCGGGTCGGCACGGGGCGGCTCGACGTGGGCTTCCAGGCGCTCTCGAAGCTCCGGGCGCAGACCGACGTCTACGAGGCGCTCGTCGAGCGCGGGCTCGACGTCCACGTCTACGGCGCGCCCGACTGGACACCGCACTTCGTCGACGACGTGACCGTCCACGGCGACAGCAACGGCGACGGTGGCGATGGCGAACTGGGCGCGGTCTGGTTCATGGCGTACGACGGGGGCGACGACCCGGGACAGGCGTGCGGGCTGGTCGCCGTCGAGCGGTCGGCGGGGTCGTTCGAGGGGTTTTGGACCTACGACCCCGAGACCGTCGAGCAGGTCTTCGCGTCCGCGTCGCGTTTCCCCGCCACGCCCGAAAGCGAACTCCCATAA
- a CDS encoding tRNA (cytidine(56)-2'-O)-methyltransferase: MCENAPAEVTVLRLGHRPGRDDRMTTHVALTARALGAERALLVGDTTQSRDTVEDITARFGGPFAVEVLDEWRPVLRDWDGKVVHLTMYGERVQDVEDDVRVACVDGGEPLLVVVGSQKVPFEVYDAADWNVGVTNQPHSEVAGLAVFLDRLFEGRELSRAWENAEKRVVPMETGKRVVEGDAAGGSRGSNDTDGE; encoded by the coding sequence ATGTGTGAGAACGCCCCCGCCGAGGTCACGGTCCTCCGACTCGGGCACCGGCCCGGCCGCGACGACAGGATGACGACCCACGTCGCGCTGACGGCCCGCGCGCTCGGTGCCGAGCGCGCGCTCCTCGTCGGCGACACGACGCAGTCGCGAGACACGGTCGAAGACATCACCGCCCGGTTCGGCGGTCCGTTCGCGGTCGAGGTACTCGACGAGTGGCGGCCCGTCCTCCGCGACTGGGACGGGAAGGTAGTCCACCTGACGATGTACGGCGAGCGCGTCCAGGACGTCGAAGACGACGTCAGGGTGGCCTGCGTCGACGGCGGCGAACCGTTGCTCGTCGTCGTCGGGTCGCAGAAGGTCCCGTTCGAGGTGTACGACGCCGCCGACTGGAACGTGGGCGTGACGAACCAGCCCCACTCGGAGGTGGCCGGACTCGCCGTCTTCCTCGACAGGCTGTTCGAGGGACGGGAGCTGTCGAGAGCGTGGGAGAACGCGGAGAAGCGGGTGGTCCCGATGGAGACGGGAAAGCGGGTGGTCGAGGGGGACGCTGCCGGCGGTTCACGCGGCAGCAACGACACCGACGGCGAGTGA
- a CDS encoding transcription factor, with the protein MAFEELLNDPVIQKYLHELVGPTGMPVAAAPPDGEVTDEELSEELGLELNDVRRALFILYENDLASYRRVRDEDSGWLTYLWTFKYENIPENLEEEMYRLLDALEDREEYERTHEFYLCEVCSLRFEFGEAMDFGFECPECGSPLESMENGRLVEAMNRRIEELRDELNVDVTG; encoded by the coding sequence ATGGCTTTTGAGGAGCTGCTGAACGACCCGGTCATCCAGAAGTACCTCCACGAGCTGGTGGGGCCGACGGGGATGCCGGTCGCCGCTGCACCGCCGGACGGGGAGGTGACCGACGAGGAACTGTCTGAGGAGTTGGGGCTCGAACTCAACGACGTGCGCCGCGCGCTCTTCATCCTCTACGAGAACGACCTCGCCTCTTATCGACGAGTCCGCGACGAGGACTCGGGGTGGCTCACCTACCTCTGGACGTTCAAGTACGAGAACATCCCCGAGAACCTCGAAGAGGAGATGTACCGCCTCCTCGACGCGCTCGAAGACAGAGAGGAGTACGAGCGGACCCACGAGTTCTACCTCTGTGAGGTCTGCTCGCTCCGGTTCGAGTTCGGCGAGGCGATGGACTTCGGCTTCGAGTGTCCCGAGTGTGGGTCGCCGCTCGAATCGATGGAGAACGGCCGCCTCGTCGAGGCGATGAACAGACGAATCGAAGAGTTGAGAGACGAACTCAACGTGGACGTCACCGGCTGA
- a CDS encoding DUF2110 family protein, whose translation MVVLATKCYVEGDARSRALDGMEAMVRDDLGDLDVEWTVGVRDDDFVSVTVEGADETVARNLLRERWGEVPSDGRLVEGETYTGTLESWDDEGFVLDAGVEVRVPTAELGLGRGSAAQVRDRFGLVQHLPLEFVYGDPARLSDAERDRLYDWSRGQGRVNVNSTTRGEARATVNRAGHAQDIVTVERIGLLEQSIVCAEGTDPPGLLASIGRHLPAELKCVIP comes from the coding sequence ATGGTCGTCCTCGCAACCAAGTGCTACGTCGAGGGGGACGCCCGCTCTCGTGCGCTCGACGGGATGGAGGCGATGGTCCGCGACGACCTCGGCGACCTCGACGTCGAGTGGACCGTCGGCGTCCGTGACGACGACTTCGTGAGCGTGACCGTCGAGGGCGCGGACGAGACGGTGGCCCGGAACCTGCTCCGCGAGCGGTGGGGCGAGGTGCCGTCGGACGGCCGCCTCGTCGAGGGCGAGACCTACACCGGCACGCTCGAATCGTGGGACGACGAGGGGTTCGTCCTCGACGCTGGGGTGGAGGTGCGCGTGCCCACCGCGGAACTCGGCCTCGGCCGCGGGAGCGCCGCACAGGTCCGCGACCGGTTCGGCCTCGTCCAGCACCTCCCGCTGGAGTTCGTCTACGGCGACCCCGCCCGACTGTCGGACGCCGAGCGTGACCGTCTCTACGACTGGTCGCGCGGCCAGGGTCGCGTCAACGTCAACTCCACGACGAGAGGGGAGGCGCGCGCGACGGTCAATCGCGCCGGCCACGCACAGGACATCGTGACGGTCGAGCGTATCGGACTCCTCGAACAGAGCATCGTCTGTGCGGAGGGAACCGACCCACCCGGACTCCTCGCGAGCATCGGTCGGCACCTTCCCGCGGAATTGAAGTGCGTCATCCCCTAG
- a CDS encoding DUF5803 family protein — protein sequence MNRRHLLALVSLALLSLTAGCFGPGAISSEQLDQEPAEPYEWDTTRDVHIAIQTDSSFRGVYNVSERDSIELFRRDGFGGRNPLNVRAVRYRYPNGTVLTGSELEARGGGIDRTREVVTVTFPNGTTEGGQLAFTAGATPKRFSLPVFVEGSYEVVLPPDRRVDLPVFGTVSPRGSTAETIDGQTHIRWEEVTSRGVTVQYYLQRDIPIFGAIAAVSLIIGFGGAFYYKRQIEELRELREEMGLDVEVEEKDDGPPPGMG from the coding sequence ATGAACCGTCGCCATCTCCTCGCGCTCGTCTCCCTCGCACTCCTCTCGCTCACCGCCGGCTGTTTCGGCCCCGGTGCGATTTCCTCGGAGCAACTCGACCAGGAACCGGCCGAGCCGTACGAGTGGGACACCACGCGTGACGTCCACATCGCCATCCAGACAGACTCGTCGTTCCGCGGCGTCTACAACGTCTCCGAACGGGACAGCATCGAACTGTTCAGACGCGACGGCTTCGGCGGGCGCAACCCCCTGAACGTCCGTGCCGTTCGGTATCGCTACCCGAACGGTACCGTCCTCACGGGGTCCGAACTCGAAGCGCGCGGGGGGGGCATCGACCGGACGCGGGAGGTCGTCACCGTCACCTTCCCCAACGGCACCACCGAGGGGGGACAGCTGGCGTTCACCGCGGGTGCCACCCCGAAGCGGTTCAGCCTCCCGGTGTTCGTCGAGGGCTCGTACGAGGTGGTGCTCCCGCCGGACCGCCGGGTCGACCTCCCTGTCTTCGGAACGGTTTCGCCGCGCGGGTCCACGGCGGAGACCATCGACGGGCAGACCCACATCCGGTGGGAGGAGGTCACGTCACGGGGCGTCACCGTGCAGTACTACCTCCAGCGTGACATCCCCATCTTCGGGGCTATCGCCGCCGTCTCGCTCATCATCGGCTTCGGCGGGGCCTTCTACTACAAGCGTCAGATCGAGGAACTCCGCGAACTCCGCGAGGAGATGGGACTGGACGTCGAAGTCGAAGAGAAGGACGACGGCCCGCCGCCGGGCATGGGATGA
- a CDS encoding TrmB family transcriptional regulator yields MTVDSDSEARAEAVAQLTELGLGLYAARTFVALTTLSGGTAVEVSRAADVPRTRVYDAVEELSEAGLVDIDDTTPKRFTPVGVAEAADLLLGEYETRVETLQDALTTLEAERDRS; encoded by the coding sequence ATGACTGTCGACTCGGATAGCGAGGCGCGCGCGGAGGCAGTCGCACAGCTCACCGAACTGGGTCTCGGGTTGTACGCTGCACGGACGTTCGTCGCACTCACGACTCTCTCGGGAGGGACCGCCGTCGAGGTGAGCCGCGCGGCCGACGTCCCACGGACCCGGGTGTACGACGCCGTCGAGGAGCTGTCGGAGGCCGGCCTGGTCGACATCGACGACACGACGCCGAAACGGTTCACGCCGGTCGGCGTCGCGGAGGCGGCCGACCTGCTCCTCGGCGAGTACGAGACTCGCGTCGAGACGCTGCAGGACGCGCTCACCACGCTCGAAGCCGAACGCGACAGGTCCTGA
- a CDS encoding competence/damage-inducible protein A has product MRVAVVTVGDELLAGDTVNTNATWLCERLTDRGVRVERVTTVPDRVADIARVVNEYRAEYDAVVITGGLGPTHDDVTMEGVAAAVGRTVEQHDEALEWLTTHGGYQAGDLVEGTTHLPSGARMLPNTEGVAPGAVVESVYVLPGVPTEMKAMFEAVEAEFSGERTYTEVVETPDPESSLIPVMDEVQAEFAVRVGSYPGESVRLKLSGTSEAEVGAAAEWLRERVSPMTDGG; this is encoded by the coding sequence ATGCGAGTAGCAGTCGTGACCGTCGGGGACGAACTCCTCGCCGGCGACACGGTGAACACGAACGCGACGTGGCTCTGTGAGCGCCTGACTGACCGAGGCGTCCGGGTCGAACGCGTCACGACGGTCCCCGACCGGGTGGCCGACATCGCCCGCGTCGTCAACGAGTACCGCGCGGAGTACGACGCCGTCGTAATCACGGGCGGGCTCGGCCCCACCCACGACGACGTCACGATGGAGGGGGTCGCCGCCGCGGTGGGGCGGACCGTCGAACAGCACGACGAGGCGCTGGAGTGGCTCACGACCCACGGGGGCTATCAGGCCGGTGACCTCGTCGAGGGGACGACCCACCTCCCGAGCGGGGCGCGGATGCTCCCCAACACCGAGGGCGTCGCCCCGGGCGCGGTCGTCGAGTCGGTGTACGTCCTGCCGGGCGTTCCGACGGAGATGAAGGCCATGTTCGAGGCCGTCGAAGCGGAGTTCTCCGGCGAACGGACCTACACCGAAGTCGTCGAGACGCCCGACCCGGAGTCGTCGCTCATTCCGGTGATGGACGAGGTGCAGGCGGAGTTCGCGGTCAGGGTGGGGTCGTACCCCGGTGAGTCCGTCCGCCTGAAGCTCTCCGGTACCAGCGAGGCGGAGGTCGGTGCCGCGGCCGAGTGGCTCCGAGAGCGAGTCAGTCCGATGACGGACGGCGGGTGA
- a CDS encoding ATP-NAD kinase family protein, whose amino-acid sequence MRIGVVVNPIAGLGGRVGLKGTDGKVAEALARGAEPRAPDRARRAFDELAARTPEATVLTWGGSMGADAVRAAGFEPTVLGAPAGEETTARDTRCAVEAFCDADVDLVLFVGGDGTAADVAAALSGTETPMLGVPAGVKVYSSVFAVSPEDAAVIAATFTRVEEREVMDIDEDEYREGEVHPELRAVAWVPVAEDLQSSKQTGGGSVEALAEGVAASVREGVTYVLGPGSTVGAVKRALGFEGSPLGVDVWRDGEVLVRDGSEREILAALGEENVVVVSPIGGQGFVFGRGNPQLSPAVIRHCDVQIVASRAKLDDIGVLRVDTDDPDLDDDLRGWTRVRVGRVEQRMMQIV is encoded by the coding sequence ATGCGCATCGGCGTCGTCGTCAACCCCATCGCGGGGTTGGGCGGACGAGTAGGACTGAAAGGGACTGACGGGAAGGTCGCAGAGGCACTCGCGCGCGGCGCGGAGCCGCGCGCGCCCGACCGTGCCCGGCGAGCATTCGACGAACTTGCTGCGCGTACGCCCGAGGCGACAGTCCTCACGTGGGGTGGGTCGATGGGCGCTGACGCGGTTCGCGCGGCGGGGTTCGAGCCGACGGTGCTCGGGGCCCCCGCCGGCGAGGAGACGACCGCGCGTGACACCCGGTGTGCCGTTGAGGCGTTCTGTGACGCCGACGTCGACCTCGTGTTGTTCGTCGGCGGCGACGGCACCGCCGCGGACGTGGCGGCGGCGCTTTCGGGCACCGAGACGCCGATGCTCGGCGTCCCCGCGGGGGTCAAGGTGTACTCGTCGGTGTTCGCCGTCTCCCCGGAGGACGCCGCGGTCATCGCGGCGACGTTCACGCGGGTCGAAGAGCGGGAGGTGATGGACATCGACGAGGACGAGTATCGTGAGGGGGAGGTCCACCCCGAACTCCGCGCCGTCGCGTGGGTCCCCGTCGCAGAGGACCTCCAGTCGTCGAAACAGACGGGTGGTGGCTCCGTCGAAGCGCTCGCCGAGGGCGTTGCCGCCAGCGTCCGCGAGGGCGTCACCTACGTCCTCGGCCCGGGCAGCACCGTCGGGGCGGTCAAACGGGCGCTCGGCTTCGAGGGGTCGCCCCTGGGCGTCGACGTCTGGCGGGACGGCGAGGTGCTCGTCCGCGACGGGAGCGAACGGGAGATTCTCGCGGCGCTCGGCGAGGAGAACGTGGTCGTCGTCTCGCCCATCGGCGGCCAGGGGTTCGTCTTCGGTCGTGGGAACCCCCAGCTCTCGCCAGCGGTCATCCGCCACTGCGACGTCCAGATCGTCGCCTCGCGGGCGAAACTCGACGACATCGGCGTCCTCCGGGTCGACACGGACGACCCCGACCTCGACGACGACCTCCGCGGGTGGACACGGGTGCGCGTCGGCCGCGTCGAACAGCGGATGATGCAGATCGTCTGA
- a CDS encoding phosphate signaling complex PhoU family protein, protein METRKVQRLGPSTLAMTLPAEWAKEHGVEKGDEVSLRMGGKGTLTVLPESANTEDSKAVIRADKLNANALERAIVAQYVLGRRIIHIEKSEGALDSEHINAVYKAETQLMGLGVIEETPERIAIRCSVDPEDFTLDNLLERLENTGSTMRGEAVKALAHGNPDLAQRALNRERQANKIFVLLLRLIFTAYQNPSLARAVGLEEGFPLIGYRSVAKNLELTADNAEDIANICLNAEDHTLDVDSATMRRIREFTDQVDDITATAVRAVVDRDYDLTIEVRDLFRDLKDRERDILDDLPEMENQKLLQVREVLVSLQQTAQYAMRNAEIAANLALNEESEHVTLI, encoded by the coding sequence ATGGAGACGCGGAAGGTTCAGCGGCTCGGTCCGTCGACGCTCGCGATGACGCTCCCGGCGGAATGGGCGAAGGAACACGGTGTCGAGAAAGGTGACGAGGTGTCGTTACGGATGGGTGGCAAAGGAACGCTCACGGTCCTGCCCGAGTCCGCGAACACGGAAGACTCGAAGGCGGTCATCCGCGCGGACAAACTGAACGCGAACGCGCTCGAACGCGCGATCGTGGCGCAGTACGTGCTCGGGCGGCGCATCATCCACATCGAGAAGTCGGAGGGTGCGCTCGACTCCGAGCACATCAACGCGGTGTACAAGGCCGAGACCCAGTTGATGGGCCTCGGTGTCATCGAAGAGACGCCAGAGCGAATCGCCATCCGATGTTCTGTCGACCCCGAGGACTTCACGCTCGACAACCTTCTCGAACGCCTGGAGAACACGGGGAGTACGATGCGCGGCGAGGCGGTCAAGGCGCTCGCACACGGCAACCCCGACCTCGCCCAGCGCGCCCTGAACCGCGAACGGCAGGCGAACAAGATATTCGTCCTCCTGCTCAGACTCATCTTCACGGCGTACCAGAACCCGAGTCTCGCCCGTGCGGTCGGTCTCGAGGAGGGGTTCCCACTCATCGGCTACCGCTCCGTCGCGAAGAACCTCGAACTCACCGCGGACAACGCCGAGGACATCGCCAACATCTGTCTGAACGCCGAGGACCACACCCTCGACGTCGACTCGGCGACGATGCGGCGCATCCGCGAGTTCACCGACCAGGTCGACGACATCACCGCGACGGCGGTGCGCGCCGTCGTCGACCGCGACTACGACCTCACCATCGAGGTCCGCGACCTGTTCCGCGATCTAAAAGACCGCGAACGGGATATCCTCGACGACCTCCCGGAGATGGAGAACCAGAAGCTCCTGCAGGTGCGCGAAGTGCTCGTCAGCCTCCAGCAGACAGCTCAGTACGCGATGCGGAACGCCGAAATCGCGGCGAACCTCGCGCTCAACGAGGAGTCCGAGCACGTCACGCTCATCTGA
- a CDS encoding DUF7525 family protein produces the protein MQASVGSDKGIGFAVVLSLLTVVGAAVMLAGPGQMTKAWGFALAMVAAMLAVVFTQLYW, from the coding sequence ATGCAAGCGTCTGTCGGTTCGGACAAGGGAATCGGGTTCGCGGTGGTGCTGTCGCTCCTGACGGTCGTCGGTGCCGCGGTGATGCTCGCCGGCCCGGGACAGATGACGAAGGCGTGGGGCTTCGCGCTGGCGATGGTCGCCGCCATGCTCGCCGTCGTCTTCACCCAGCTGTACTGGTGA
- a CDS encoding DUF7123 family protein has product MTEYTEEEQRIVAYLRESVSCGERYFRAKNIAEAIGLSAKQVGARLPTLAEKSEEVEIEKWGRARSTTWRVTPS; this is encoded by the coding sequence ATGACTGAATACACCGAGGAAGAGCAGCGGATCGTCGCCTACCTGCGAGAGAGTGTCTCGTGTGGAGAGCGATACTTCCGTGCCAAGAACATCGCCGAAGCCATCGGACTCTCGGCGAAGCAGGTGGGGGCGCGCCTGCCGACGCTCGCCGAGAAGTCCGAAGAGGTCGAGATCGAAAAGTGGGGCCGAGCGCGGTCGACGACCTGGCGCGTCACCCCCTCCTGA
- a CDS encoding SRPBCC family protein translates to MTVRVQRTFEFDAPGERVWEFISDPGKRAEAISVVERFDVSDDGRRATWHIALPIPVISQTAEVETKDIVVEPPRYVKFVGKSSVMRVTGEHTIETVDDDSCRLRNEFVVDGRLPGVERFFKKNLDRELRNLEQALRRDLELTA, encoded by the coding sequence ATGACAGTCCGTGTCCAGCGGACCTTCGAGTTCGACGCTCCAGGTGAGCGCGTCTGGGAGTTCATCTCCGACCCCGGGAAACGCGCCGAGGCGATAAGCGTCGTCGAACGGTTCGACGTCTCCGACGACGGCAGGCGAGCGACCTGGCACATCGCACTTCCCATCCCCGTGATTAGCCAGACGGCCGAGGTGGAGACCAAAGACATCGTCGTCGAGCCGCCCCGCTACGTCAAGTTCGTCGGCAAGTCGTCGGTGATGCGCGTCACGGGCGAGCACACCATCGAGACGGTCGACGACGACAGCTGTCGGCTCCGGAACGAGTTCGTCGTCGACGGTCGACTCCCCGGGGTCGAGCGGTTCTTCAAGAAGAACCTCGACCGCGAGCTCCGCAACCTCGAACAGGCACTGCGTCGTGACCTCGAACTCACCGCCTGA
- a CDS encoding carbon-nitrogen family hydrolase: MQLTLVQLEQRAGDVDGNRRRAAGAIERAASRGADLVALPELWNVGYFAFDSYAREAEGVEGPTLSEMSALAAEHEVGLLAGSIVEDLAASAEVGIDVPADEGLANTAVFFDRDGTRRGIYRKHHLFGYGSAETRLLTPGERLLTVDFEGFTLGFTTCYDLRFPELYRDLAAAGATLVVVPSAWPYPRVEHWTTLSRSRAIENLSYVATVNGSATFDEGTLLGRSTVYDPWGTTLASAGDDPALVTAEVTPDRVESVRDEFPAWEDRRR; encoded by the coding sequence ATGCAGCTCACACTCGTCCAGCTCGAACAACGGGCCGGAGACGTCGACGGCAACAGGCGGCGGGCGGCCGGCGCCATCGAGCGCGCCGCCTCGCGCGGTGCGGACCTCGTCGCCCTGCCCGAACTGTGGAACGTCGGCTACTTCGCGTTCGACTCGTACGCACGCGAGGCCGAAGGTGTGGAGGGGCCGACCCTCTCGGAGATGAGCGCGCTCGCCGCGGAACACGAGGTCGGCTTGCTCGCAGGGAGCATCGTCGAGGACCTCGCCGCCTCGGCCGAGGTCGGCATCGACGTCCCGGCCGACGAGGGGCTCGCGAACACGGCCGTGTTCTTCGACCGCGACGGGACGCGGCGAGGCATCTACCGCAAACACCACCTCTTCGGCTACGGCTCCGCCGAGACGCGACTGCTCACGCCCGGTGAGCGGCTCCTGACGGTCGACTTCGAGGGGTTCACCCTCGGCTTCACGACGTGTTACGACCTCCGCTTCCCCGAACTCTACCGCGACCTCGCGGCGGCGGGTGCGACGCTCGTCGTCGTTCCGAGCGCGTGGCCGTACCCCAGAGTCGAACACTGGACGACCCTCTCGCGCAGTCGCGCCATCGAGAACCTCTCGTACGTCGCGACGGTCAACGGCTCTGCGACGTTCGACGAGGGGACGCTCCTCGGTCGGTCGACCGTCTACGACCCGTGGGGGACGACCCTCGCGAGCGCCGGCGACGATCCCGCACTCGTCACCGCGGAGGTGACGCCGGACCGGGTCGAGAGCGTCCGAGACGAGTTCCCCGCGTGGGAGGACCGCCGGCGTTGA